A genomic region of Raphanus sativus cultivar WK10039 chromosome 6, ASM80110v3, whole genome shotgun sequence contains the following coding sequences:
- the LOC108806737 gene encoding serine carboxypeptidase-like 15 isoform X1 — protein MGSWIFKLSLLLQLLLVVIHHADSGSVIRYLPGFEGPLPFELETGYIGLGEADEDQMFYYFIKSERSPEEDPLLVWLSGGPGCSSFSGLVYENGPLAFKVETYNGSIPSLVSTTYSWTKVANIIYLDQPVGTGFSYSRNQHAETPSDTEAAKRVNEFIRKWLAKHPEYFSNPLYVAGNSYAGIVIPAIVHEISNGNDLSCEPQINLKGYVLGNPLTDGELDGNARIPFAHGMGLISDELYDSMKRSCGGNYFNVFPLNKECLKLVQEFKQCVFRVNEELILESNCDPKLCCVFQTYRYSLSEYWANNESVRRALKVVKGTTGTWKRCDYNMRCPHDIKSSIPYHLNNSIKGYRSLIFSGDHDMGIPFVSTRAWIKSLNYSVTDKWRPWMILDKVAGYTTTYANKMTFATVKGGGHTLEYSPKENSIMFKRWISGQPL, from the exons ATGGGTTCCTGGATATTCAAGTTGTCGCTGCTGCTGCAACTACTGCTTGTTGTTATTCACCATGCTGATTCAGGttctgtcatcagatatcttcctgGTTTTGAAGGCCCTCTTCCTTTTGAGCTTGAAACCGG GTACATTGGTCTAGGTGAGGCAGATGAAGATCAAATGTTCTATTACTTTATAAAATCAGAGAGGAGCCCAGAAGAAGACCCTCTTCTTGTCTGGTTAAGTGGAGGACCTGGCTGCTCTTCTTTCTCTGGCCTTGTTTATGAGAATG gacCGCTTGCTTTTAAGGTGGAGACATACAACGGAAGTATCCCATCCTTGGTCTCTACTACATACTCATGGACTAAG GTGGCGAATATAATATATCTGGACCAGCCTGTTGGGACTGGATTCTCCTACTCAAGAAATCAACATGCTGAAACACCAAGTGACACTGAAGCAGCTAAGCGGGTTAATGAGTTTATTCGTAAG TGGCTAGCCAAGCATCCTGAATATTTCTCCAATCCTTTATATGTCGCCGGAAACTCTTATGCCGGTATAGTGATTCCAGCCATCGTTCACGAAATCTCAAATG GAAATGACCTAAGCTGCGAACCTCAAATAAATCTCAAG GGCTACGTGCTTGGAAACCCCTTAACAGACGGTGAACTTGATGGGAACGCTCGCATTCCATTTGCTCATGGAATGGGACTCATCTCTGATGAGCTATATGAT TCCATGAAGAGAAGCTGTGGAGGAAACTATTTTAACGTGTTTCCTCTTAACAAAGAATGCTTGAAACTCGTTCAGGAGTTCAAGCAG TGTGTTTTTAGAGTAAATGAAGAACTTATTCTAGAATCAAACTGTGACCCAAAATTAT GTTGCGTGTTTCAGACGTATCGATATTCGTTATCAGAATACTGGGCTAATAACGAGAGCGTACGCAGAGCACTTAAAGTGGTGAAG GGGACTACAGGGACATGGAAACGATGTGACTATAATATGCGGTGCCCTCATGACATTAAAAGCAGCATACCATACCATCTGAATAACAGCATCAAAGGCTATAGATCTCTCATCTTCAG CGGCGATCACGATATGGGAATCCCTTTCGTTTCAACTCGAGCATGGATAAAGTCTCTCAACTATTCCGTTACTGATAAATGGAGGCCGTGGATGATACTTGATAAAGTCGCTGGATACACCACGACTTATGCTAATAAAATGACCTTTGCTACTGTGAAG GGAGGTGGGCACACGTTAGAGTATAGTCCAAAGGAAAATTCAATCATGTTCAAAAGGTGGATTAGTGGTCAACCTCTCTAA
- the LOC108806737 gene encoding serine carboxypeptidase-like 15 isoform X2, with protein sequence MGSWIFKLSLLLQLLLVVIHHADSGSVIRYLPGFEGPLPFELETGYIGLGEADEDQMFYYFIKSERSPEEDPLLVWLSGGPGCSSFSGLVYENGPLAFKVETYNGSIPSLVSTTYSWTKVANIIYLDQPVGTGFSYSRNQHAETPSDTEAAKRVNEFIRKWLAKHPEYFSNPLYVAGNSYAGIVIPAIVHEISNGNDLSCEPQINLKGYVLGNPLTDGELDGNARIPFAHGMGLISDELYDTYRYSLSEYWANNESVRRALKVVKGTTGTWKRCDYNMRCPHDIKSSIPYHLNNSIKGYRSLIFSGDHDMGIPFVSTRAWIKSLNYSVTDKWRPWMILDKVAGYTTTYANKMTFATVKGGGHTLEYSPKENSIMFKRWISGQPL encoded by the exons ATGGGTTCCTGGATATTCAAGTTGTCGCTGCTGCTGCAACTACTGCTTGTTGTTATTCACCATGCTGATTCAGGttctgtcatcagatatcttcctgGTTTTGAAGGCCCTCTTCCTTTTGAGCTTGAAACCGG GTACATTGGTCTAGGTGAGGCAGATGAAGATCAAATGTTCTATTACTTTATAAAATCAGAGAGGAGCCCAGAAGAAGACCCTCTTCTTGTCTGGTTAAGTGGAGGACCTGGCTGCTCTTCTTTCTCTGGCCTTGTTTATGAGAATG gacCGCTTGCTTTTAAGGTGGAGACATACAACGGAAGTATCCCATCCTTGGTCTCTACTACATACTCATGGACTAAG GTGGCGAATATAATATATCTGGACCAGCCTGTTGGGACTGGATTCTCCTACTCAAGAAATCAACATGCTGAAACACCAAGTGACACTGAAGCAGCTAAGCGGGTTAATGAGTTTATTCGTAAG TGGCTAGCCAAGCATCCTGAATATTTCTCCAATCCTTTATATGTCGCCGGAAACTCTTATGCCGGTATAGTGATTCCAGCCATCGTTCACGAAATCTCAAATG GAAATGACCTAAGCTGCGAACCTCAAATAAATCTCAAG GGCTACGTGCTTGGAAACCCCTTAACAGACGGTGAACTTGATGGGAACGCTCGCATTCCATTTGCTCATGGAATGGGACTCATCTCTGATGAGCTATATGAT ACGTATCGATATTCGTTATCAGAATACTGGGCTAATAACGAGAGCGTACGCAGAGCACTTAAAGTGGTGAAG GGGACTACAGGGACATGGAAACGATGTGACTATAATATGCGGTGCCCTCATGACATTAAAAGCAGCATACCATACCATCTGAATAACAGCATCAAAGGCTATAGATCTCTCATCTTCAG CGGCGATCACGATATGGGAATCCCTTTCGTTTCAACTCGAGCATGGATAAAGTCTCTCAACTATTCCGTTACTGATAAATGGAGGCCGTGGATGATACTTGATAAAGTCGCTGGATACACCACGACTTATGCTAATAAAATGACCTTTGCTACTGTGAAG GGAGGTGGGCACACGTTAGAGTATAGTCCAAAGGAAAATTCAATCATGTTCAAAAGGTGGATTAGTGGTCAACCTCTCTAA